The genome window TCAGCAGATCATCTCTTCCTTTTCTGCTTTTCAGGCCCCCGCCGATCAGGACTGGAAGCAGGCGCTGCACGGCGTGGAAGAACTCTGTGAGACTGTCGCCTCGTCGATTTTGACGAGCGATCCAATCCTTGGTCACATATAGCCATCCTGCTTGTCCTCTGGATGAGTGCATGGTTTGGGAGAACCGCAACAGCCGATTTGTAAATTGCATGTACAATCTCCTTCCTGCTCCGTGTACATTTTGATGTTGATAAAATGTATTTTCAGGTTGGTGCAATTTAATCCTAGAGCACTAGATATTTCTTATTCAAAATTACGATTTCATTCCAAGATTATGACCCACTACTCACAGTCACAGCTTCCCAAAAGGACCTTCCAAGCCTCATCTATGGACAAGTACTTAACTTCAGTGTAATTTTCAGCAGAGATCCAACGGGAAAAGAATAGAAGCCTGATTGAAAATGTTGTAGCACTCCTACAGTTACTCCATCATATCCTAGCCATGGTGCAACAGGAAGTACAGCCGTGCGTTTTGCCGTTTTAGACAAATCAACCGATCCAAGGGCTGTGGTGAAGCCAAACTTCGATCAGCACCCACTTTGCTTCGCCGTTCCACTCCTTCGGCAAAAGCTGGGCATGCGGATACGGTGCAGCGCGGCTCTTTTGAACCAACCACCCTGTGCTCTCTGTTGCTCACAGCTGATCGAACCGACGAGATCGCGCGGGCAACAAGGCCACATGGGCGGCCGGCCGTACGTGCAGGCGCGCGGCAGCGGGGTGCAGTGGCAGGCAGCAGCTGGTCGGGGCGTCCGGCCGGTCAGGCGCGCGTCGTGCCAAGGGCGAGCAGACGAGAAGCCACTTTCTGCCGGGGCAGCTTGCCGTTTCCGTGGAAGCCTCGCGGGGTTGGTGGAGAAAAGCGCAGCGCGGAACATGCAcggcgcgggcgggcgggcgggcgggcgtgCTCGCTGCGGCGCCCGTGCACCGGGACGGGCCGACCGGCACGGCAgggagcagcagcggcagcgagGGCGTACGCCTGCCACGTCGCTGCAAGGCACGGGCACACAGCCCAGCGCGCGCCTTCGAGCCGCGAACGGCGAGAGCGGATGCGATGCGTACGACGTCCTTGCGAGGTTGCTGCCGCTTGCTGGAACTCTCGTCGCTGGTGCATGCACTTCTCCTATAAGTGGCATAGTCCTAGTCCTTGCTGGCTGGTTAGGCTGCAGCTTTAGCTGGGGGAAAGTTTTGGAATCAATCTGACATCGAGCTCCAGTGGTAAAAGGCAGCAAGCTAAATTAACTGGATTAGGTCGTATTTACTGCAAATCGGTAATGTAAAACGTATTTGAGACTGAGAGACAGCGCATTAGACGCCTAGCAAAGTAGCAATGTGTCCGTGCATCGCTTGGCTTCTCCGCCAGCCCGTGCAGTGATCACGCCGCGACAGAGGCTTGAAGCCGAAGAAAGAAAATTACCGCAGCCGCGGCGAGCAGAGCGCCAGGCCTGAGCAAGGTGACCAGGGCGCGGCGCAAAAGCGTGCAAAAACCCATGGAAGCCTGAGCCAATTGATGAAGGATGACAGGTGCAAGCCATGTGTGGTGTATTTTTGCCGCCGCAAAGATTGCCCCACTCTCAAATGTCATTCTAATGGCTGGTTTCACCAATTTATCATCTGAAGCCTACTTTTTAGCTCCCGTGTGCCATTTCTCTTCTATTTAGCAGCTAGGTGGCACTTTCTGACATTGAGGGCTATGCGAAAGGACTTCTTTGCCCCTGGCCATGCTCCCCTTCCTTCCTCCGCCACCGTGCTCAGAAGGCGTGCAATCGCTCGGGGTTCTCCGAGTGCTCCTCCCCATCTGGCGTCGCGTGCACGCACATCTGCTCATCGTACAGTAGCCCCACCAACAAGAGCGATAGGTCACCGCGGTGGCATCCGTGGTCGACACAAAGGATGATGGTTGGATGGAGCTGCTTCACGACACGGAGAGTTGCCGGTGTCGACGAGAAGGTTCCGAAGCTAATCGGGAGGTGGAAGGCAACTACCTCGCTGGGCGCAACGAAAAAGCCCATGGGCAGGGATTGGTCGATGGGGTTGAACACAACAGCGTTGAACTCGAATGCTATGTCGAGCTCGGCAGCGAAGCGCGTCAAGCTCTCATGGGTGAGGTGGAGCTCGAGGGGGTGCGTTGACTATCTCGCTTCACGTGAGatcctaaaaaaaaagaacataaatTTTTTCTAAGAATAAGGAAAGagtataaataaaaaatgtgcGATATGTTGTGAATAGCTTCGTGTAAGAAAGTCTAATTTTCTTATTAGTGAGACCAACACCATCACCTTTATGCGTCGAAGGAAGTGGCGCAGCAGCTCGGCGCCACTGGTGCGTGAGCTCTTGCATGAGCGGCGGGCAGTGGCCGCCAAAGCCGACGTCGAAGTCAACCACATGGACGTGACATGCACCGTCGAGCGCATCAAGGAGCGCTTGCGTGGGCGTGAAGCTGGCAAACAGGACGGTCGGGGATGCATCTGCCGGGGCCTTGTGCGTTGTGAGCTTCAATGCGACGATGAGATGGAGCCGGGCGGGAGGGTGtgaggaggaggcgcaggagcgCGCCCCGAAGGTGAGCAACGGCACGGAGAAGAGGAGGGTGCCCCGACGGTGGCGGCGAGGGGAGCTAGTGATTGAGCCACGCTAATTGTCCAATGCACGCTAGTGTAGCACAGTGGCGGAGGCAGGAAGGGAAGCGTGGCCAGGGCAAAGAAGTCATTTCACATCATTTTCCGCGTCGAACAGTGCCACCTGGCTGCTGAGTGGAACATAAATGGCACATGAGAGATAAAAAAGTGAGTCCCAATTGGCAAATTGGTGAAGCCAGCGATTACAATGTTATTTAAGAGTACGACAATATTTATGGTGGTAAAAAGTTAATTGCCCCTTTTGTTTTGGGTGCCTCACGCAAACCACACCAACTTCCCTAGGTTGGGGTCCACTTGGCATTTCGCTCTAGAGCTCTGCTGCTCTCTGGTTTGCAGTTGGGATAGCCGCAGGATGTTGTTTCGATGCAATCCAAAGAAGCTAAGGTTTTTGGGTGGTAGTGCTTTGTGAAGCGTTGGGATTTGGAAAAATAAGAGGTGAATAGAGTTTGGATATTTTCTGTAGTGTGGGTCACCGAAAATTTGTAATTTAAATTTCAACAGCAAATGGTCGCTTggctttgttttttttctcgaaccTTACAACTGTTtccttttttaaattttgaccaGGCCAGTTCGATTTTGAACCTTGAGTGTACACATTTTACATGGGTAAAAATGTGCGCACCAGACTCGTTCACTCGACATGTACAACAAAAAGTGCACACGCTCAATATTCCAAACCAAGCATGTCTCACacaaaaaaagaagacaaagaaacaGGTAAGAAAATTGAGCTATTGCTCGGTCGTCCGTTGGGAAACGACAGATCATCTCTTGTTCTCTGCTTTGGGCCCTGGTGGCCCACGCCGATCAGACCTGGGATGCAGCTTCACGATGTGGAACAAATCCATGACTCATGAGGCTGTCACCTCATCGATTTTGACGAGCAGTCCAATCCTTGGTCACGCAGCCATACTGCTTGACCTCTCGATGAGTGGATGGTTTGGGAGAGCAGACAGCTACAGTAATTTGCATTCCACTGCCAATACATTATGACGTtgatgaaatatattttcagGTGGTTGAAACCCAATGCTAGAGCACTAAATATTTATTATGCAGAGATAAGATTCCATTCCAAGATTATGATCCAGTACTTGCAGCTTCGCAGGACCTTTCAAGCCTCATTTATGCACAAGCGCTTAACTTCAATGTAATTTTCAGCAGAGATCCAACAGGAAACAAAAAGAAGCCTGACTGAAAATGTTGTAGCACTCCTACAATTACTCCACTATAGTATAATCTGCTGTTTTATAAACTGAATTACTGAAGGAGTCATGTGAAACATCAGGACTAAGTACTGAAATCACTGGATGAACAACTGCGAAGACTATATAAGATGAGAGTTTATTCTGCATAAAcaagcaaaaaaagaagaagaaaagaggtgAGTATTTTACAACTGCACTTCCCACACAAGAGTCAACTCTTGAAAGTGAAATTCTGAAGGCATTAGAAACAATTTGATGGAGAGTCATTACATCGTTTGGCATTCACTGATTTCTTGAGAGATCGAAGGACACTCCACATGATTGTTGATATAAAGAACATAACTACTCCAGTGATTAATTGCATCCTTCAGACCAAGAGGAGGTTCATGAGCAAGTTTACCAGCAGCCCTGCTAGGACGACTCCCACAAAATTTGCTGAGAAACCTGACCAAAACGACATGCTGACAGACGCAATGATCGCTCCTGTCCTTGCTCCTGTGCCTGGAAACGGAACGGCAACAAACAACATCAAACCAAGCCATTGGAATTCCTCAACAGGAGCAGCCTTCCGTCACGCCCGCTCAAAGAGGAGGTCCATAAGTCTGTTGCAGAGGCACTTCTTCGGGACAGAAAAGTCGCAAGTTTTTTCAGGTAGAGGATGATGAATGGCGCAGGCACCATGTTCCTGGAGAAAGACACAACAGAACTCAAGTTATGTATATCTATCGCAAACAATTTTCCGAAGAGAGTACAAAATGTGTTTTGTACTACTGTGAGTTGTGACAACAATTTCGGACGTGTCACTAAAAATTGAGTATAAGCATCACTGCAAAATCAACAGTTATCACTTACAAGCATGTAACAACTAGTCAGTCAAATGCTGAATAAGCTACAGACTAATTAGCTTTTACTAACTGGTCACTACCTTGTTTTCAGTCCCTAGCTCTCTCATCTTGTGTTTtctttaaattatttaaattctCTCACAGGTAGCGCAAATAAAAATCAGTAAACAGGTGCCATCGTCTTtctttaaaattatttaaattttcttttcgGTAATGCAAATTTAAATCAGTAAACAAGTGTCATCATCTTCAGATCTCAGCAACTTATTCACGGATAGACAATTACTTACAGCCCAGAGTGTATCCTAGGCATACACAAGATAATAGGTAAGGTGTTCTGGATCTGGCATCTGGTTAACTAGAACATTCAGTTAAAACACCGAATAAAATGAGACAGCATATATTGTCTTCACATAATTTGTATGTTCCGGTAGTTACCGTTATGCAATATATCCTACATAGTCAACCCATTTTATCACTAATTTGACTATGCATAGTTCGATGGCCAGCTGGGGTAAATTAAACTAGTACCCTGATTTATCACATAGTCGTATTTGGATTTATTAAACTACCTAATAGAACATACCATGTGAATTTTATTGTGTTAGCTTAAGGATAAGCCAGACGCCGATAGTTTTATTCTAGACATTGCTTTCAGAACAAATAGCATATATGCAGCAGTATGTATTGGTATTACGCACAATTCGGCGTGTAATTCTGCCCCTGTATGACTGTATCACTGGGGCACCAGCAATTCATCAAACACCTAGTGGGCAAATACTAGCATTCATTCACCAACCGAAACAGTAGCACCAGGGGTGAGAGGAGAGCGAGACAAACCCAAGAACGGATAGGACGGTAAGGCGGACGGGGTGGAGCCGCATCCAGTACCCGAGCGGGATCGCCCCCCGCAGCTCGATCACCGGCAGCGGCGCCAGAGCGAACACGACGGCGTCGTCGGGCCACCCGAGCCTCCGCAGCGACGCCGCCACCCGCAGCCCGAACCCGGACGCACTGATCgagccctccgccgccgcccgggCCGCACCGCAGCCGAGCACGGCGGCGCAGGAGCAGGCGCAGCAGCCCAGCGCGAATAGCACCGCCACCCGCTTCAGGACATCCCAATCGGGCGCCTCCCGCTCCGTGAACCCCACCTTGACGCCACCTAATAAGTAATACCGGCGCCGCACACCGGGTCCTCGTAACGGCAGCGCCCGCACAAAATTGCGGGGATGGGAGAGGTCAGGAGAGGAAAAGCGGGCGCCCTCAGGCGCAGGACGGGAGGCGGATTCGGTCGTGGATGTGCCGCAAGAAAAGGCCTCCATCTCCGTGGTGTCAGTGGGCGCgaggacgcagcagcgactagAAGCGAGGCCGCCATGGCCATTGGGACGCCCTTGTGGATTGGATTGAGCTTGGAGCTTTGGATCGGTTGATTCCGGTGGTGGTTACGAGGTAATGAGGCGTCGGAGGAGGAGAGACCGAGGCTGCTCGCGCCATGGAGGGACTGGACTATGCGCGTGAGCGGAAACGGGGGACTCTAGCTTGTTACACTGGGAAGTGGGGTAGCGCGACATGGGAGCCACCTGTCAGTGGGCTTTTGGAGTGTGGGTCTGTGGTGATGAGGTAGCTTGAAAACACGCGAAACTCACTCGAAATCGAGTCAAACTCGCACGGAACGTTCGAAACTCACTTCAAACAGAGTGAAACCCGCCATGATATGCGAATCTGTCCCCGAAACTTGGTGAAACTTAGCCAAGATACTTGATAGACTCGCCTAAAACATGCGAGATCCACCCGAGAAGCTGAAACACATCAAATAAACTTGTTCCAAACTCACCAAAAATATGAAACCTGATGTTTTGCCAAGCAGAAACTACAAGCACAACATCATCACTCCAGCTTTGTTTGAATTCTGAAACCCATTCATCAATTCATACAAATCATAGGTACCGAGTAAATACAACAAGCAGACACATTCGCATTTCAAGTTCCAGAAGCTTTATTAGCCCAGGCACATTTATCCCCATTTCACAACAGTTTTGCAGCATTTCGAAACAGAATGACATTCCAACCTGGGAGCAGCATAGGAGCCCCTCTACCATTTGAGAGAAACGAGGAAATGGTACTAAGATGGGATTGCATGTATTATTAAGttaggatgaggaagaagatgagatgAACATGCGGATCTTCCTCTCGAGCTCGTCTTTCTTAGCCCCAACCACACGGCTCACATCCTTCCCATCTTTGACTAGCACGAATGTTGGCATCGCCTCTACCTTCCATGTCCTTGCGACCTCCTGAGAAATTCAAACGCGTCACCAATTAGAAACATTATGTCATTATGTGCTGAATGAGTAAATTGCCGTGGCAGCCTTGCGAAGGAATTTTTAAAGTTGCCTCCAGCTATATGAATCAATCTTCGTTTTTTGCTCCCGAGTGTGGAGCTGTGCAATGTTCAAATTTTGTCTTAGACAcatgatcagaatatataaAATTTCCCTGAATACTGTTTTCATTTACTATAATTCGAGTAAAATTTTCATCAACAAAGAAACCAAGgagtaatatattttttagtatcTCCTTGCAACTTGATAAATCAGATGGATATAATTCATCCATCCAAGTACAG of Phragmites australis chromosome 3, lpPhrAust1.1, whole genome shotgun sequence contains these proteins:
- the LOC133913548 gene encoding uncharacterized protein LOC133913548 isoform X2: MEAFSCGTSTTESASRPAPEGARFSSPDLSHPRNFVRALPLRGPGVRRRYYLLGGVKVGFTEREAPDWDVLKRVAVLFALGCCACSCAAVLGCGAARAAAEGSISASGFGLRVAASLRRLGWPDDAVVFALAPLPVIELRGAIPLGNMVPAPFIILYLKKLATFLSRRSASATDLWTSSLSGRDGRLLLLRNSNGLV
- the LOC133913548 gene encoding uncharacterized protein LOC133913548 isoform X1 translates to MEAFSCGTSTTESASRPAPEGARFSSPDLSHPRNFVRALPLRGPGVRRRYYLLGGVKVGFTEREAPDWDVLKRVAVLFALGCCACSCAAVLGCGAARAAAEGSISASGFGLRVAASLRRLGWPDDAVVFALAPLPVIELRGAIPLGYWMRLHPVRLTVLSVLGNMVPAPFIILYLKKLATFLSRRSASATDLWTSSLSGRDGRLLLLRNSNGLV